The Teredinibacter sp. KSP-S5-2 genomic interval CTGTTTTTGTTAGTGGTGTTTTATATCGGTGGAAGTCTGGTTTGGGTGCCGCTCATTATTATGCCAACGATTGTCCTGATTGCATTTGTTGGTCAGCGTTTTCTACATACCACAGTTTTAAAAATGTTCTCCGCCGCTGCCATGAAAAATGCAACCTTGGTGGAGTCCGTGAGCAGTCTGGATGCAGTGAAAGCGTTATCCGCGGAAAGCAAACTGCAGCGTCGTTGGGAATCGTCTGTCGGACAGTTATCTTTCTGGGGATTGAAATCCCGGATGATCAGCGCCAATGTCACCGGAGCTGCAGGCTTCCTTCAGCAATTGGGTTCAGTTGCCGTAGTGGTCGTCGGGGTGTATTTAATCCGTGACAATCAACTGACAATGGGGGCGTTAATTGCCTGTGTTATTTTGACTGGACGCGTTCTCGCTCCACTTGCCCAGATTGCTGGACTGCTGGTTCAGTATCAGCAATCCAAGCTGGCGTTGTCTTCTTTGGAAGAAATCGTCAATCAGCCACAGGAAAGAGACAGTGACAGGGTTTATACCAAACGCACTCATATTCGGGGTGATATTGAATTTCGTAATGTGTGCTTTAGTTATCCGGGAGAGGCACAAGAAAGCTTAAAAGATATCTCCTTTAAAATTAACGCCGGTGAGAAAGTCGCGCTGATAGGGCGTCTCGGTTCAGGTAAATCCACCATTCAAAAAATAATTGTTGGCTTGTATCAGCCTCAAAAAGGCGAAGTGCATTTAGATGGTATTGATGCAAAGCAGATAGACCCTTCTGATTTAAGAAGTGAAATCTCTTATGTTCAGCAAGATACGGTTTTGTTCAGCGGCAGCGTTAGAGAAAATATTATTTTTGGTAAAAATGGTGTCACCGATCAGGAGATTATTCGTGCGGCAGAAATCAGCGGTGTATCCGATTTTGTTGATCAGCACCCTATGGGGTTTGAACGGGCCGTGGGAGAGCGGGGGGAAATGTTATCCGGTGGTCAGCGGCAGGCAATTTCCATCGCCAGAAGTTTAATTGGTCGAGCATCTGTCTATCTTTTGGATGAGCCCACCTCAGCCATGGATAACACCAGCGAAGCCAAACTCATTGCCAATTTGAAGGAGACACTCAAAGAAAAATCTCTCATTTTGGTCACACATAAAACCTCATTGCTACAGCTTGTAGATAGGGTGATTGTGGTCGATGGTGGGCGAATTGTTGCTGACGGGGACAAGGAAACAGTGCTTGATGCGTTAAAACGGGGGCAGCTACGTGTTTCTTAAAAAAATGACTGAGAAAGTGCGCGCTTTTGTTCTGTTCTTGCGGGAGAGCGAAAACCAAATTCGTTCGGAAATGCCAAACCCTGTTATTGAAAAGGACCTGGACTATGTTTCCTCTGCGAAAGCAGCCATCTTGGTTCAAAGTCCGAGAGGTGGACAGCATCTGCTGTGGGTTATTTCCGTTTTTATCGTCGTTTGCCTATGTTGGGCAGTATGGGCAGAACTGGATGAGTTTACCCGTGGTGATGGTAAAGTTATTCCCTCACAGCATATTCAGGTTATTCAAAACCTGGAGGGCGGTATTTTGGCAGAGCTATATGTCAATGAAGGACAAGCCGTCAAACGCGGACAGCCCTTACTTCGGATAGACGACACCCGATTTTCTTCATCACTACGAGAAGCTGGCGTCACCCTGGATCAGCTGCAAATCAAGTCCGCGCGACTACGGGCAGAGGCCGACGGATCACCTTTTCAGGTCAGCGAAGAGCAACTCTCTGATCCGCTTGTGCAAGAAGAGTTGGCAGTGTACCGGTCTCGTCAAAAGGAATTGGACAGCAATACCTTGGTACTGAAGCAGCAGGAGTCGCAGAAGCAGCAGGAATTATCTGAATTAAAGGCCCGGCGTGACCAGTTGCGCAGGAGCTATCAGCTTTTGGAAAGAGAGCTGGAACTCACCAAACCTTTAGCGGAATCGGGTGCGATTTCTGAAGTGGAATTGCTGCGTTTAGAACGTCAGGTGAACGATTTACATGGGGAACTGGATGCGGCCCAGCTGGCTCTGCCTCGTGCTGAATCGAGTTTGCAGGAAGCAAAAGAAAAACTGGCCAATGCAGAATTGGTTTTCCGCCGAGAAGCGCGGGAAGAACTTAGCGAAATCACCGGAGAGCTGGCCAGACTAACGGAAACCAGTTCGGCGTTGGCCGACCGAGTGCAGAGGACAATGGTGCGCTCACCCGTGGCAGGCACAGTTAAGCAGCTTTTGGTAAAAACCATCGGTGGTGTCATTCAGCCGGGAATGGATATTGTTGAAGTTGTGCCCAGTGAAGAGATACTGTTGGTGGAGGCCCGTGTCAGGCCTGCGGATATTGCCTTTTTACACCCTGGGCAGAAAGCCAAGGTGAAGTTTACCGCCTACGATTTCTCCATTATGGGGGGGCTGGACGGAGAGGTCGTACACATCAGTCCAGACACCATTGTCGATGAAAATGGCGATAGTTATTACCAGGTCAGGGTGGAGACCAGCAGGACGTTTGTCGGGCCAGACGGTTCAGAGCTGCCAATTATTCCCGGCATGACCGTGAGTGTGGACATCCTGACGGGCAAAAAAACCGTTATGAGTTACTTGCTCAAACCTATTCTCAAAACCAAGCAGCTCGCCCTAAGAGAGCGCTAATTGCGCTAATACCGGGCATATACCCCTATATATTGTGCTAATTTGATGTTTTTTTACATGCCATATGGTGGCATATACATCTATTATTAATATAATTTGTGCATATAAAAAAACTGTGTGAAAATCACGCAAGTGTGATCGATTTCACATATAAAGAGGCACTTGTCATAATTTATTAGGGGATCAAGAATGAAGACCTGCCTTGGCAGATGTTTGTTGGTACTGGTAGTAGGTGTTATACCTACCATATGTTGTTCAATGACTTTGGAGCAAGTGATCGCTCACACTTTAGAGACGAACCCAGAGCTTCAAGCTGCTAAAAATGAAAAACTGTCCAGAATCTACGAGGTAAAGCAAGCCCGAGCCGGTTATTTGCCCTCCCTATCCCTCGATGCAGGCGTCGGGCATGAGACCCGAACTGCCCCTGCAACCGATAATCAGGAAAACGATGCGACGCGTACCGAGCTGGGCTTAAGAGCAAGCCAGACCATTTTCGACGGATTTTCAACCCATCAAGAGGTGCAGCGACAGAAGGCTCGGGTTGAGAGTGCAAGCTTTAATGAAATGGCAACGGGTGAGCATTTGGCGTTGAAAACGGCTGAAGCTTACCTAAGTGTGTTGCGTCAGGCCAAGTTACTCGACCTCGCTCGCGAAAGCCTTTGGGAACATCAGAATATCTATGACCAGATGAAACTCCGCAAAGACACTGGAGTTGGAAGTAAGGCGGACCTGGATCAGATAGCCGCCCGTTTAGCGCTGGCAAACTCCAATATGGTGGTTTCACAAAATAACCTGATAGATGCGCAGAGTAATTTTTACCGTTTAGTCGGCTTATACCCTAATTTGGAAAACATGCAAAAACCCGATCTTCTTCCCGTTATCCCCAAAAACAGGGAAGAAGCTTTAGCGTTGGCTGTTGATGGGCACCCAACTTTAAAAGTAGCAGCGGCGGATGTAAAAGCTGCAGTGGCGCAGCATAAAGCATCAAAAAGCGCTTATTGGCCAAGGTTGAACCTCGAGGTGGATAAACGGTGGGATGAAAACATCGGCACTATTGAAGGGGAAGATGAAGATTTTGTTGTGGCTTTGCGTATGAGTTTTGATATATATCAAGGTGGAAAAAACCGGTCCAAAGCCAAACAGACGGCTTATCTATTGGAAGAAGCAAAAGATATTCGTAACCTTTCTCGCCGGCAGGTTGTTGAAAGCATGAGCCTTTCCTGGAACGCCTACGATGCACTAAATACTCAGCTTCAGTATTTACAGCAGCACAAGAATGCAGCTCAGTCGACAAAAGAAGCTTACGCAAAACAATTTAATATCGGCAAAAGAACGCTTTTGGATTTGCTCAACACAGAAACCGAAGTGGTCGAATCCAAAAGAGCTTATACCAATGCAGAGTATGATCTGCTTTTTGCCAGCTATCGAATTCTAAATGCAGCAGGGAAGCTGGTTAACGCGTTACAACCTAAATAGAGCGCGTATAAAAAAATATTAACCATTATGAGAAAAAAACATTAAGACAAAAAAAATCGCTAAGGGGTGTAGGTGTTAGGTTAATTATATGGCAGAAAAAAATATTTCCGCAGCAGACTCCGATCGTGCAGTGATCGGTAAAGTAGGAAAAGTGCAGGGCGATAACTACATCGTTTTGGCTAATGGAGAAAAACAAATAGTCAGGGAAGGTCAGCCTCTTCATCTGGGTGATCAAGTTGTCACACAGGGCAGTAGTGCAATTGTTTTACAGTTGGATGGCGCTGATGCGCTGAGCCTGGGGCATGATCAAACCTTAACTCTGGATCAGCAGCTGTTGGATTTAATTCGTGGCATTACGCTCGACGACGGTTTGGATGAGTCGGTGAATTTCGAGCTGATTGCACAAGCCATTGAGGAAGGGCAAAATCTTGAAGAACTTCTTCCTCCAACAGCCGCCGGTGGTGGACAACCTACTACTGCGAACTCCAGCTCATCCAGTGCCGAAGGTGTTCGCATCGAGCGCACTGCTGCTGAAGTTACACCAGAAAGTGGTTTTGAAACGCAATCAGTACCGCAAATAAACACCGCTGCTACAGAATTTAATGACCCTGATCCGTTTAATCAACGCCCGACTACGACTGGTATTGATAACCTTTCTATTGACCAGGGGCAGACCCTTGAACTCGGACTTACACAGTTTTTTTCTGATCCAGATGAAAATCAAACTCTTACTTATGAGCTAACAGCGGACTCGGTTCTACCTGATGGTGTGGTGTTTGATTCCGCAACGGGTTTGCTATCGGGTGTTCCTACAAATGCGGCTGCGCTGACTGGCGATGGCAGCTATCAAATAACAGTGGTTGCAACGGATAGCTCATCGGCGATCAACAATTCGGTAGAAACCACTTTTACCATTCAAGTCAATAATGTAAATGATCAACCTGTAGTAACGGCTGGAACTGACCTGGGAGAAATACAGGAAGATCATTCGATAATTATTTCGGAACAGCAACTACTTGCGAATGCCAGTGACATCGATGGTGATG includes:
- a CDS encoding HlyD family type I secretion periplasmic adaptor subunit; its protein translation is MFLKKMTEKVRAFVLFLRESENQIRSEMPNPVIEKDLDYVSSAKAAILVQSPRGGQHLLWVISVFIVVCLCWAVWAELDEFTRGDGKVIPSQHIQVIQNLEGGILAELYVNEGQAVKRGQPLLRIDDTRFSSSLREAGVTLDQLQIKSARLRAEADGSPFQVSEEQLSDPLVQEELAVYRSRQKELDSNTLVLKQQESQKQQELSELKARRDQLRRSYQLLERELELTKPLAESGAISEVELLRLERQVNDLHGELDAAQLALPRAESSLQEAKEKLANAELVFRREAREELSEITGELARLTETSSALADRVQRTMVRSPVAGTVKQLLVKTIGGVIQPGMDIVEVVPSEEILLVEARVRPADIAFLHPGQKAKVKFTAYDFSIMGGLDGEVVHISPDTIVDENGDSYYQVRVETSRTFVGPDGSELPIIPGMTVSVDILTGKKTVMSYLLKPILKTKQLALRER
- a CDS encoding type I secretion system permease/ATPase; amino-acid sequence: MTDETTGRVGAEQKNNVAADPLLLALIHIANSEQILFCESSLTAGLPLVNGMLTPELSIQAAKRAGLSAQVVKRQVTEISSLVLPVILLLEGNNVVVLKSLDVENNKATAYFPLLGREDDVSLTDLDSEYTGFAIFTCPDRTSPESVKKITGIDSDRKVHWFWGVLGHSWRIYRDVLLASVFINLFALANPLFVMNVYDRVVPNEAVETLWALALGVFFVYVFDFLLKTLRVYFIEVAGKKSDVLLSAFIFERVLGVRYENHPVSVGAFASRLREFETVRQFITSSTVTALVDLPFVILFLLVVFYIGGSLVWVPLIIMPTIVLIAFVGQRFLHTTVLKMFSAAAMKNATLVESVSSLDAVKALSAESKLQRRWESSVGQLSFWGLKSRMISANVTGAAGFLQQLGSVAVVVVGVYLIRDNQLTMGALIACVILTGRVLAPLAQIAGLLVQYQQSKLALSSLEEIVNQPQERDSDRVYTKRTHIRGDIEFRNVCFSYPGEAQESLKDISFKINAGEKVALIGRLGSGKSTIQKIIVGLYQPQKGEVHLDGIDAKQIDPSDLRSEISYVQQDTVLFSGSVRENIIFGKNGVTDQEIIRAAEISGVSDFVDQHPMGFERAVGERGEMLSGGQRQAISIARSLIGRASVYLLDEPTSAMDNTSEAKLIANLKETLKEKSLILVTHKTSLLQLVDRVIVVDGGRIVADGDKETVLDALKRGQLRVS
- a CDS encoding TolC family outer membrane protein, which gives rise to MKTCLGRCLLVLVVGVIPTICCSMTLEQVIAHTLETNPELQAAKNEKLSRIYEVKQARAGYLPSLSLDAGVGHETRTAPATDNQENDATRTELGLRASQTIFDGFSTHQEVQRQKARVESASFNEMATGEHLALKTAEAYLSVLRQAKLLDLARESLWEHQNIYDQMKLRKDTGVGSKADLDQIAARLALANSNMVVSQNNLIDAQSNFYRLVGLYPNLENMQKPDLLPVIPKNREEALALAVDGHPTLKVAAADVKAAVAQHKASKSAYWPRLNLEVDKRWDENIGTIEGEDEDFVVALRMSFDIYQGGKNRSKAKQTAYLLEEAKDIRNLSRRQVVESMSLSWNAYDALNTQLQYLQQHKNAAQSTKEAYAKQFNIGKRTLLDLLNTETEVVESKRAYTNAEYDLLFASYRILNAAGKLVNALQPK